One genomic segment of Humidesulfovibrio mexicanus includes these proteins:
- a CDS encoding YggT family protein, translating into MSYLMIVLVKFVQLVSILLTGYMWVVIVSALLSWVNPDPYNPIVRFLRNATEPLYWRIRRWMPFVVVGGFDLSPIVVIFGVQIVTALLDRLVIDMAMNARMMGALASTLLG; encoded by the coding sequence ATGTCGTATTTGATGATCGTTCTGGTGAAGTTCGTGCAGTTGGTGTCCATCCTGCTTACCGGCTACATGTGGGTGGTCATCGTGTCCGCGTTGCTTTCATGGGTGAACCCGGATCCGTACAATCCCATCGTGCGCTTTCTGCGCAACGCCACGGAACCGCTCTACTGGCGCATCCGGCGTTGGATGCCCTTTGTCGTGGTCGGAGGTTTCGACCTCTCCCCCATAGTCGTCATTTTTGGCGTGCAGATTGTTACGGCCCTGCTTGACCGGCTTGTGATCGACATGGCCATGAACGCGCGCATGATGGGGGCTCTCGCCTCCACGCTGTTGGGGTAG